The genomic DNA CCTCGACCGCACGACGGCCGACGCGATCCTCGCGTGCGAGCCGGAAAACCTTTCGGGCGAGGACGCCTGCGGCTACTACCCGCTGAGGGGATTGCTCGAGCTGGCGCGGCGGAAATCTCTTCCGGTCAAGCTCCTCGACCTCAGAACCTCCGGCGACACGGCGGGAGACCCCGTGAGCGTCGTCGGTTACGGGGCGTTCGAAAGTGAGAACCCGTCTCACTAACTCATTCTAAGTAGATCTCTTATCTCCTGTCTTTCCTCCCTTGACTGAATTGGTGCTATTTCATATCGTACCGATCCGGTTCGATATCTCGAGCGTATTCGAGCCGGGGAGTACGCGATGTTCCGAATGACCAAGATGACCGACTACGGGATCGTGCTGCTGACGCAGTTCGCGGCGCACGAGGACCGGCCCGCGTTCACGGCGCGCGAGCTCGCGCACGACACGCGGCTGCCCCTCCCCACCGTCGGCAAGCTCCTCAAGCAGCTCTCGCACGGCGGCCTCCTCGCCTCGCAGCGCGGCACGCGCGGCGGGTACTCCCTCGCGCGCCCCCCGCGCGAGATCACGGTCGCCTCCATCATCGCGACGCTCGAGGGCCCGGTCTCGATCACCGAGTGCGGCGGCGCCGTCCGCTGCGAGCACGAAAGCTTCTGCTCCACGAAGCCGAACTGGCAGATCATCAACGACGCGATCCGCGCGTCGCTCGAAGGCCTGACGCTCGCGGACATGACACGGCCGCTCCCGCCCCGTTTCGCCGCGGCTTCGGCGGCCGCGCTCCCTGTGCACCGGAGCCCCGCATGAACGACGCCCTGCTGAACGAGCTGACGCAGCGCGAGTACCAGCACGGTTTCGTGACGGACGTCGAGACCGAGTCGATTCCGGCCGGACTCAGCGAGGACGTCGTCCGGATCATCTCGAAGAAGAAGAACGAGCCCGAGTGGCTCCTCGAGTGGCGCCTCAAGGCGTACCGTCACTGGCTCACGATGGAAGAGCCGGCGTGGGCGCGCGTCTCGTACCCCCCGATCGACTACCAGAAGATCGTGTACTACGCCGCGCCGAAGTCCGCGAAGGAGGGCCCGACGAGCCTCGCGGACGTCGATCCCGAGCTCCTCGCGATGTACGAGAAGCTGGGCGTCCCGCTCAAGGAGCGCGAGATCCTCGCCGGAGTCGCCGTCGACGCGGTCATCGACAGCGTGTCCGTCGCGACGACGTTCCGCGAGAAGCTCGCGTCCGTCGGGATCGTCTTCTGCTCCTTCTCCGAGGCCGTACACTCGCACCCCGACCTCGTCCGGAAGTGGCTCGGCTCGGTCGTGCCCTCGCGCGACAACTTCTTCGCGGCGCTGAACTCGGCGGTCTTCTCGGACGGGTCGTTCTGCTACATCCCGAAGGGCGTCCGCTGCCCGATGGAGCTGTCGACGTACTTCCGCATCAACCAGGCCGACACCGGCCAGTTCGAGCGCACGCTCATCGTGGCCGAGGAAGGCGCGACGGTCTCGTACCTCGAGGGCTGCACGGCGCCGAAGCGCGACGTGAACCAGCTCCACGCGGCCGTCGTCGAGCTCGTCGCGATGGACGACGCCACCATCAAGTACTCCACGGTCCAGAACTGGTACCCCGGCGACCGCGAGGGCAAGGGCGGCATCTACAACTTCGTCACGAAGCGGGGCAAGTGCCTCGGCAA from Acidobacteriota bacterium includes the following:
- a CDS encoding SUF system Fe-S cluster assembly regulator, which gives rise to MFRMTKMTDYGIVLLTQFAAHEDRPAFTARELAHDTRLPLPTVGKLLKQLSHGGLLASQRGTRGGYSLARPPREITVASIIATLEGPVSITECGGAVRCEHESFCSTKPNWQIINDAIRASLEGLTLADMTRPLPPRFAAASAAALPVHRSPA
- the sufB gene encoding Fe-S cluster assembly protein SufB, which gives rise to MNDALLNELTQREYQHGFVTDVETESIPAGLSEDVVRIISKKKNEPEWLLEWRLKAYRHWLTMEEPAWARVSYPPIDYQKIVYYAAPKSAKEGPTSLADVDPELLAMYEKLGVPLKEREILAGVAVDAVIDSVSVATTFREKLASVGIVFCSFSEAVHSHPDLVRKWLGSVVPSRDNFFAALNSAVFSDGSFCYIPKGVRCPMELSTYFRINQADTGQFERTLIVAEEGATVSYLEGCTAPKRDVNQLHAAVVELVAMDDATIKYSTVQNWYPGDREGKGGIYNFVTKRGKCLGKRSKISWTQVETGSAITWKYPSCILMGDDSIGEFYSVALANNYQQADTGTKMIHIGKNTRSTIVSKGISAGHGQNTYRGGVTILKSAVGARNYSQCDSLLIGDQCGAHTFPYIEVKNSTATLEHEASTSKIGEDQLFYCMQRGISAEDAVSLIVNGFAKRVLKELPMEFAVEAQKLLGVSLEGSVG